A part of Anabas testudineus chromosome 9, fAnaTes1.2, whole genome shotgun sequence genomic DNA contains:
- the ostf1 gene encoding osteoclast-stimulating factor 1 has protein sequence MSKPPPKPAKPGQVKVFRALFTFDPRTPDELYFEEGDILYISDTSDTNWWKGTCRGRTGLIPSNYVAEQAESIDNPMHEAAKRGNLSWLRECLENKVGINGLDKAGNTALYWGCHGGHKDVVELLLSQPNVEVNQQNKLGDTPLHAAAWKGYSDIVEMLLNKNARIDIKNNENKLALEMATNAQCASLLKRKQGSNVTRTHSNAEEYLDDEDSD, from the exons ATGTCGAAGCCTCCTCCCAAGCCGGCCAAACCAG GCCAAGTCAAGGTGTTCAGAGCGTTGTTCACCTTTGACCCCAGAACG CCAGACGAGCTGTACTTTGAAGAAGGAGACATCCTGTACATCTCAGACACG AGTGACACTAATTGGTGGAAGGGGACATGCAGAGGGAGGACGGGACTAATTCCAAGTAACTATG tgGCTGAGCAGGCTGAGTCTATTGACAATCCAATGCACGAAGCAGCCAAACGAG gTAATTTGAGCTGGCTGAGGGAGTGTCTGGAGAACAAGGTTGGAATCAATGGGCTGGATAAGGCCGGAAATACTGCCCTCTACTGGGGATGCCATGGAGGACATAAAG ATGTCGTGGAGCTGTTGCTCAGCCAGCCCAACGTGGAGGTCAACCAGCAG aaTAAACTTGGAGACACTCCTCTTCATGCTGCTGCCTGGAAAGGTTATTCTGACATTGTGGAAATGTTGCTGAACAAGA ATGCGAGGATAGACATCAAGAACAATGAGAACAAGCTGGCTCTGGAAATGGCCACCAACGCCCAGTGTGCTTCACTTCTCAAACGGAAGCAGGGAAGCA ATGTCACCCGCACACACAGCAACGCTGAAGAGTATTTGGATGATGAGGACTCAGACTAA
- the mapkapk5 gene encoding MAP kinase-activated protein kinase 5, translating into MSEDNSADKFIKETSILDEYNINWTQKLGAGISGPVRVCVKKSTQERLALKILIDRPKARNEVRLHMMCANHPNIVQILEVYANSVQFPHESSSRARLLIVMEMMEGGELFHRISQHRHFTEKMASQVTKQISQALEHCHSLNIAHRDLKPENLLFKDNSLDAPVKLCDFGFAKIDQGDLMTPQFTPYYVAPQVLEAQRRHQKEKSGIIPTSPTPYTYNKSCDLWSLGVIIYVMLCGYPPFYSKHHSRTIPKDMRKKIMTGSFDFPEDEWSQISEMAKDIVRKLLKVKPEERLTIEGVLAHPWLNCTEALDNVLPSAQMMMDKAVVAGIQQAHAEQLANMRIQDQNVSLKPLNSVNNPILRKRKLLGPKPSDSFFIHDPENGGEDSNVALEKLRDVIAQCILPQAGENEDEKLNEVMYEAWRFNRDCKLLRDGLQGLSWDGRAFSDKVDRLKLAEIVKQAIEEKTNLDESH; encoded by the exons ATGTCGGAGGATAACAGCGCAGACAAGTTCATCAAG GAGACATCCATTCTGGATGAGTACAACATAAACTGGACACAGAAGTTGGGAGCTGGCATCAGTGGacctgtcag agtgtgtgtgaagaagtCAACTCAGGAACGCCTGGCCCTGAAGATCCTCATTGATCGCCCCAAGGCCAGAAATGAG GTGAGGCTCCATATGATGTGTGCCAACCACCCAAACATAGTGCAGATCCTGGAGGTCTATGCCAACAGTGTCCAATTCCCACATGAGTCCAGCTCAAG AGCGAGGCTCCTGATTGTTATGGAAATGATGGAGGGTGGTGAGCTGTTCCACAGAATCAGTCAGCACAGGCACTTTACTGAAAAGATGGCCAGTCAGGTCACTAAACAG ATCAGTCAAGCCTTGGAACATTGTCACTCTTTAAATATTGCACATCGTGACCTGAAGCCAGAAAACCTGCTCTTCAAGGATAACTCTCTG GATGCACCAGTGAAGTTGTGTGACTTTGGGTTTGCCAAAATAGATCAAGGAGACTTAATGACCCCGCAGTTCACTCCTTACTACGTAGCACCTCAG GTACTTGAGGCTCAAAGAAGACACCAGAAAGAAAAGTCTGGAATTATACCTACCTCACCCACTCCTTACACTTATAACAAG AGCTGTGACTTGTGGTCTCTTGGTGTGATTATTTATGTGATGCTGTGCGGCTATCCTCCGTTCTACTCCAAGCACCACAGTCGCACCATCCCAAAGGACATGAGGAAGAAGATTATGACGGGCAGCTTCGACTTCCCTGAAGACGAGTGGAGCCAGATCTCCGAGATGGCCAAGGACATAGTACGCaa GCTACTTAAGGTGAAACCAGAGGAGAGGTTGACTATTGAGGGAGTCTTGGCTCACCCTTGGCTCAACTGCACTGAGGCCCTCGACAACGTGCTGCCATCAGCCCAGATGATGATGGACAAG GCGGTAGTTGCAGGTATCCAGCAGGCTCATGCAGAACAGTTGGCCAACATGAGAATCCAGGATCAGAACGTCAGCCTGAAGCCCCTTAACTCTGTTAACAACCCAATCCTCAGGAAGCGGAAACTGCTGGG CCCGAAGCCCAGCGACAGTTTCTTCATTCACGACCCAGAGAACGGAGGGGAGGACTCCAACGTAGCACTGGAAAAATTACGAGATGTCATAGCACAGTGTATACTACCACAGGCTG GAGAGAACGAGGATGAGAAGCTGAATGAGGTGATGTACGAAGCCTGGAGATTCAACAGAGACTGTAAACTGCTCAGAGACGGCCTGCAGGGGCTCAGCTGGGACG gaCGAGCCTTCTCTGATAAAGTCGACCGCTTGAAGTTGGCTGAAATAGTTAAACAGGCCattgaagagaaaacaaatctaGATGAATCTCATTAG
- the LOC113150947 gene encoding gamma-glutamyl hydrolase isoform X2, producing MPTTVNEEPVNDRPIIGVLTQIVSDEILKPFGRTFIPSSYVKYLESGGSRVMPIRLNLTTAEYEDIFKKINGLIFIGGAADLETSDFAKVAKIFYGLALKANDEGDFFPIWGTCMGMQLLTVLVAGENLLESTTAENVAMPLNLTTEGHSSRMFKDFPDELMKALTQEPLTGNFHRYGITVKTFQENEKLHSFFSMLSTNVAENGAHFVSTIEGKSYPFYGVQWHPEVNRFQWDRKLNFPHSRHAVQLSSLLAEFFVNEGRRSLHQFDNPEEEASSLIYSYTPIYAGNITGYQQLYFF from the exons ATGCCGACTACAGTCAACGAGGAGCCTGTGAATGACAGACCTATTATCG GTGTTTTGACCCAGATAGTCTCAGATGAAATCTTGAAACCTTTCGGGAGGACCTTCATACCTTCCTCCTATGTGAAATACCTTGAGTCTGGGGGCAGCAGAGTAATGCCTATCAG ACTGAATCTTACCACAGCTGAATATGAAGATATCTTTAAGAAGATAAATGG CTTGATCTTTATtggaggagctgcagatttGGAGACGTCAGACTTTGCCAAGGTGGCAAAGATTTTCTACGGACTCGCTCTGAAG GCAAACGATGAAGGAGACTTCTTCCCCATCTGGGGTACATGCATGGGCATGCAGCTGCTGACTGTGCTGGTAGCTGGAGAAAATCTGCTGGAGAGCACCACGGCTGAGAACGTGGCGATGCCCCTCAACCTCACCACAG AGGGCCACTCCAGTAGGATGTTTAAGGATTTTCCTGACGAGCTTATGAAGGCTTTGACCCAAGAACCTCTCACTGGCAATTTCCATCGCTATGGAATCACAGTAAAG ACCTTCCAGGAAAATGAGAAGCTGCACAGTTTCTTTTCCATGCTGTCTACCAACGTAGCAGAGAACGGAGCCCACTTTGTTTCAACCATAGAAG GTAAGAGCTATCCCTTCTATGGAGTCCAGTGGCACCCAGAGGTGAATCGTTTCCAGTGGGACAGAAAGCTGAACTTCCCTCACTCCCGTCACGCTGTTCAGTTATCGTCTCTGCTGGCGGAGTTTTTTGTCAATGAAG GCAGAAGAAGTTTACATCAGTTTGACAATCCCGAGGAAGAGGCCTCGTCACTGATTTACAGCTACACGCCCATCTACGCTGGAAACATCACAGGCTATCAGCAGCTCTATTTCTTCTGA
- the nmrk1 gene encoding nicotinamide riboside kinase 1 gives MKTLIVGVGGMTNGGKSTLSRSLHQQIPNSCMIAQDSYFKDDSVVPVDSNGFKQYDMLDALHMDTMMSRVNLWRSDPELFLRQQDLNPEHTTPGGDTEVFVLIVEGFLIFNYRPLNELFDKRYFMEIPYDVCKMRRSLRVYSPPDPPGYFDGHVWPMYLKNRQEMENMVSGIVFLDGRRSKEELLAAVYKDVCQEIERLREKD, from the exons atgaagaCTCTAATTGTAGGAGTAGGAGG TATGACCAATGGAGGAAAATCAACTCTTTCCAGGAGTCTCCACCAACAGATACCCAACAGCTGCATGATTGCACAGGACTCATATTTTAAG GATGACTCTGTGGTACCAGTAGACAGCAACGGGTTTAAGCAATATGACA TGCTTGATGCTCTTCACATGGACACAATGATGAGCCGGGTGAACTTGTGGCGAAGTGATCCTGAGTTGTTCCTGAGGCAGCAAGACCTGAACCCTGAGCACACGACTCCGGGGGGCGACACAGAGGTGTTTGTGCTGATAGTTGAAGGCTTCCTCATTTTTAATTACAG GCCTCTGAATGAACTATTTGACAAACGATACTTCATGGAAATACCTTATGATGTCTGCAAAATGAGACGGAG TCTAAGGGTGTACTCGCCACCCGATCCTCCTGGGTACTTTGACGGACACGTGTGGCCAATGTACCTAAAAAACCGGCAGGAAATGGAGAACATGGTTTCAGGAATTG tatttctagATGGACGGAGGTCAAAGGAAGAGCTGCTGGCTGCTGTGTATAAGGATGTATGTCAAGAAATAGAAAGACTCAGAG AGAAAGACTGA
- the LOC113150947 gene encoding gamma-glutamyl hydrolase isoform X1, whose translation MSNTNFSVFLCLFFVCCLCCSEAMPTTVNEEPVNDRPIIGVLTQIVSDEILKPFGRTFIPSSYVKYLESGGSRVMPIRLNLTTAEYEDIFKKINGLIFIGGAADLETSDFAKVAKIFYGLALKANDEGDFFPIWGTCMGMQLLTVLVAGENLLESTTAENVAMPLNLTTEGHSSRMFKDFPDELMKALTQEPLTGNFHRYGITVKTFQENEKLHSFFSMLSTNVAENGAHFVSTIEGKSYPFYGVQWHPEVNRFQWDRKLNFPHSRHAVQLSSLLAEFFVNEGRRSLHQFDNPEEEASSLIYSYTPIYAGNITGYQQLYFF comes from the exons ATGTCGAACACCAACTTCTCAGTATTTTTGTGCTTAttttttgtctgctgcttgtgttGCAGCGAAGCTATGCCGACTACAGTCAACGAGGAGCCTGTGAATGACAGACCTATTATCG GTGTTTTGACCCAGATAGTCTCAGATGAAATCTTGAAACCTTTCGGGAGGACCTTCATACCTTCCTCCTATGTGAAATACCTTGAGTCTGGGGGCAGCAGAGTAATGCCTATCAG ACTGAATCTTACCACAGCTGAATATGAAGATATCTTTAAGAAGATAAATGG CTTGATCTTTATtggaggagctgcagatttGGAGACGTCAGACTTTGCCAAGGTGGCAAAGATTTTCTACGGACTCGCTCTGAAG GCAAACGATGAAGGAGACTTCTTCCCCATCTGGGGTACATGCATGGGCATGCAGCTGCTGACTGTGCTGGTAGCTGGAGAAAATCTGCTGGAGAGCACCACGGCTGAGAACGTGGCGATGCCCCTCAACCTCACCACAG AGGGCCACTCCAGTAGGATGTTTAAGGATTTTCCTGACGAGCTTATGAAGGCTTTGACCCAAGAACCTCTCACTGGCAATTTCCATCGCTATGGAATCACAGTAAAG ACCTTCCAGGAAAATGAGAAGCTGCACAGTTTCTTTTCCATGCTGTCTACCAACGTAGCAGAGAACGGAGCCCACTTTGTTTCAACCATAGAAG GTAAGAGCTATCCCTTCTATGGAGTCCAGTGGCACCCAGAGGTGAATCGTTTCCAGTGGGACAGAAAGCTGAACTTCCCTCACTCCCGTCACGCTGTTCAGTTATCGTCTCTGCTGGCGGAGTTTTTTGTCAATGAAG GCAGAAGAAGTTTACATCAGTTTGACAATCCCGAGGAAGAGGCCTCGTCACTGATTTACAGCTACACGCCCATCTACGCTGGAAACATCACAGGCTATCAGCAGCTCTATTTCTTCTGA